The proteins below come from a single Beutenbergia cavernae DSM 12333 genomic window:
- a CDS encoding S8 family serine peptidase has product MTPRWPARAPARLAAVGLLAAGLVGGSLLAPAAQAPAAAQPTGQCDEGILLPDRPWALDALGADEAHELATGRGVTVAVVDSGVQASNPHFAGDVVLPGIDVVGIANDARTDTFGHGTAVAGFIAAQGVDGSGVVGLAPQARILPVRVYYATGDQADRDGTQLTSARIAAGIRAAADAGAQIIAVAISQYTDDPGIASAVADATAAGSLVVASMGNVTEDAPTPERERFPAAYPGVLAVGSVAEGFVPVPDQHVGPHADVAAPGVAVPTTHHAGIDCDFGEEGGTTSWATGYAAAAAALVAERYPDETPAQWTFRLTATASRLDPDTHDDTVGWGVVQPWAALTFVDDGTARGPDSPTHERPSEAPSTAPPAVIERPDDPLTRGREVTLWVVLGVGAVVVCAVLLTRRPSANRR; this is encoded by the coding sequence GTGACGCCGCGGTGGCCAGCCCGGGCCCCGGCACGCCTGGCCGCGGTCGGGTTGCTCGCCGCGGGGCTCGTGGGCGGGTCGCTGCTCGCCCCGGCGGCCCAGGCTCCGGCGGCGGCGCAGCCCACGGGGCAGTGCGACGAGGGGATCCTGCTCCCCGATCGGCCGTGGGCGCTCGACGCGCTGGGCGCCGACGAGGCGCACGAGCTCGCCACGGGACGCGGCGTGACCGTCGCCGTCGTCGACTCCGGCGTGCAGGCGAGCAACCCGCACTTCGCGGGCGACGTCGTGCTGCCGGGGATCGACGTCGTCGGGATCGCGAACGACGCTCGCACGGACACCTTCGGGCACGGCACGGCCGTGGCCGGCTTCATCGCCGCGCAGGGCGTGGACGGGTCCGGGGTCGTCGGGCTCGCCCCGCAGGCGCGGATCCTCCCGGTGCGCGTCTATTACGCGACCGGCGACCAGGCCGACCGCGACGGGACCCAGCTCACGTCGGCGCGCATCGCCGCCGGGATCCGTGCGGCCGCTGACGCCGGGGCGCAGATCATCGCCGTCGCGATCAGCCAGTACACCGACGACCCCGGCATCGCGTCGGCCGTCGCCGACGCGACGGCCGCGGGGAGCCTCGTCGTCGCGAGCATGGGGAACGTGACGGAGGACGCACCGACCCCGGAGCGCGAGCGGTTCCCCGCCGCCTACCCGGGGGTGCTCGCCGTCGGGAGCGTGGCGGAGGGCTTCGTGCCCGTGCCCGACCAGCACGTCGGCCCGCACGCCGACGTCGCTGCGCCGGGTGTCGCGGTGCCGACGACGCACCACGCGGGCATCGACTGCGACTTCGGCGAGGAGGGCGGCACCACGAGCTGGGCGACGGGTTACGCCGCGGCGGCCGCCGCGCTCGTCGCGGAGCGGTACCCGGACGAGACGCCCGCGCAGTGGACGTTCCGGCTGACCGCGACGGCGTCGCGGCTCGACCCGGACACCCATGACGACACGGTCGGGTGGGGCGTCGTCCAGCCGTGGGCGGCGCTGACGTTCGTCGACGACGGGACGGCGCGCGGTCCGGACAGCCCGACGCACGAGCGTCCGTCCGAGGCGCCGTCCACCGCGCCGCCGGCCGTCATCGAGCGCCCCGACGACCCTCTGACGCGCGGCCGGGAGGTCACGCTGTGGGTGGTCCTCGGCGTGGGCGCCGTCGTCGTCTGTGCCGTGCTCCTCACGCGTCGGCCGTCGGCGAACCGGCGCTGA
- a CDS encoding WXG100 family type VII secretion target: MAGEISAADGALKAGADVVATTRTELRSELSALEGKLSGLGAQWQGLGAAAFTNLMNRWREDATKIIDALNEFEAKLNESQTAYTSTDDASQATMSRLQGRLG; the protein is encoded by the coding sequence ATGGCTGGCGAGATCAGCGCCGCCGATGGTGCACTCAAGGCTGGTGCCGACGTCGTGGCGACCACGCGCACGGAGCTGCGCAGCGAGCTGTCCGCGCTCGAGGGCAAGCTGTCCGGCCTCGGCGCACAGTGGCAGGGCCTGGGCGCCGCCGCGTTCACGAACCTGATGAACCGGTGGCGCGAGGACGCGACGAAGATCATCGACGCCCTCAACGAGTTCGAGGCCAAGCTCAACGAGTCCCAGACGGCCTACACCAGCACCGACGACGCCTCGCAGGCCACCATGAGCCGCCTGCAGGGCCGGCTCGGCTGA
- a CDS encoding WXG100 family type VII secretion target, which translates to MNDLIEAPADRPGLDEWYKSLKIIGPGVTAATDSADGGFATVNGLAGVVGTAADIAEFVLDPIASMASSVAGFLLDYMPPLPQFLDELAGSPQEVAAKAGTWMNVSERVTQVAQDYRDEVSRALTGWEGPAADSYRPFADAGASFMDQVAALAAGTSGAMTVASGVVAGVRQFVRDLIADLVGKLISWAAQVAATVGVGATWVVPKAVRAIAQWVERCREWITKLTNAISSLCTKVDEINDALAQSIPRIGTILQNLERGASDLVNAANAALQQGNTSAQGANA; encoded by the coding sequence GTGAACGACCTGATCGAAGCCCCGGCGGACCGCCCCGGGCTGGACGAGTGGTACAAGAGCCTGAAGATCATCGGCCCAGGAGTCACGGCCGCCACCGACTCCGCTGACGGCGGGTTCGCGACGGTGAACGGGCTCGCCGGGGTCGTCGGCACCGCGGCCGACATCGCGGAGTTCGTGCTGGACCCCATCGCGTCGATGGCGTCGAGCGTCGCCGGGTTCCTGCTCGACTACATGCCGCCGCTGCCGCAGTTCCTCGACGAGCTCGCGGGCTCGCCGCAGGAGGTCGCGGCGAAGGCCGGGACCTGGATGAACGTCAGCGAACGCGTGACTCAGGTCGCGCAGGACTACCGGGACGAGGTCTCTCGGGCGCTCACCGGCTGGGAGGGCCCGGCCGCCGACTCGTACCGTCCGTTCGCCGACGCCGGGGCGTCCTTCATGGACCAGGTCGCGGCGCTCGCGGCCGGCACGTCCGGGGCCATGACCGTCGCGAGCGGTGTCGTGGCCGGGGTCCGGCAGTTCGTGCGCGACCTCATCGCCGACCTCGTGGGCAAGCTCATCTCGTGGGCGGCCCAGGTGGCGGCGACGGTCGGCGTCGGTGCCACCTGGGTGGTGCCGAAGGCGGTACGGGCGATCGCCCAGTGGGTCGAGCGGTGCCGGGAGTGGATCACGAAGCTCACGAACGCCATCAGCAGCCTGTGTACGAAGGTCGACGAGATCAACGACGCGCTGGCGCAGTCGATCCCGCGCATCGGCACGATCCTGCAGAACCTCGAGCGGGGTGCGAGCGACCTGGTGAACGCCGCGAACGCCGCCCTGCAGCAGGGGAACACGAGCGCCCAGGGGGCGAACGCGTGA
- a CDS encoding S8 family serine peptidase — protein sequence MTAPAFVTQHRPQRRTGASRAPLRRVTAALAVLTGVAVPAGAAAAAPDDPSQGGLWYVDAMQLDEVHAQATGADVTVAVIDSPVNPDVADLAGTDLTVSDENFCQPGAPVTGTDDRASHGTNMAARIVGTGAGIADQPGIRGVAPDARVLYYTVGAEGETCEGTLFTEAVGRAIDDGADVISMSTAVGFRPALAEALAEAQRAGVVLVAAVANEGTLTPDDWPTYANGVVTVEAGDVTATVQPPRLTSPLLTLVAPGDELLSVYPDEASGEWTHYMLGSGTSHATATTAAALAVAWSAHPDATANQMIQALVRNTGTEPKADELARDDDVGYGFLSLPRMLAADPTTYPDENPLIRDDADALPTRAQIEGDASGEPTGEGGETPAEGEQPSSEATDASDSSGSGSVTFVVIAVVAIVLVAGVVVGLVIRSRRRA from the coding sequence GTGACGGCGCCCGCGTTCGTGACGCAGCACCGCCCGCAGCGGCGTACGGGAGCATCCCGTGCGCCGCTGCGGCGTGTCACGGCGGCGCTCGCGGTGCTGACGGGCGTCGCCGTTCCGGCGGGGGCGGCGGCTGCCGCCCCGGACGACCCCTCGCAGGGTGGCCTCTGGTACGTCGACGCGATGCAGCTCGACGAGGTCCACGCACAGGCCACCGGGGCGGACGTGACGGTGGCGGTGATCGACTCGCCGGTCAACCCGGACGTCGCCGACCTGGCGGGCACGGATCTCACGGTGAGCGACGAGAACTTCTGCCAGCCCGGCGCACCGGTCACGGGCACCGACGACCGCGCCTCGCACGGCACGAACATGGCCGCCCGGATCGTCGGCACCGGCGCGGGGATCGCCGACCAGCCGGGAATCCGTGGCGTCGCACCCGATGCCCGGGTCCTGTACTACACGGTCGGCGCGGAGGGCGAGACCTGCGAGGGCACGCTGTTCACGGAGGCCGTCGGGCGCGCGATCGACGACGGCGCCGACGTCATCTCCATGTCGACCGCCGTGGGCTTCCGTCCGGCGCTGGCGGAGGCGCTCGCCGAGGCCCAGCGGGCGGGCGTCGTCCTGGTCGCCGCCGTCGCGAACGAGGGCACGCTCACCCCGGACGACTGGCCCACGTACGCGAACGGCGTCGTCACCGTCGAGGCCGGCGACGTCACTGCCACCGTGCAGCCCCCCCGCCTGACCTCGCCCCTGCTCACGCTCGTCGCCCCGGGTGACGAGCTCCTGTCCGTCTACCCGGACGAGGCCAGCGGGGAGTGGACGCACTACATGCTCGGATCGGGGACGTCGCACGCGACGGCGACGACGGCGGCCGCTCTGGCGGTGGCGTGGTCGGCGCACCCGGACGCCACGGCGAACCAGATGATCCAGGCGCTCGTCCGCAACACCGGCACGGAGCCGAAGGCGGACGAGCTCGCCCGGGACGACGACGTCGGCTACGGGTTCCTGTCCCTGCCGCGCATGCTCGCCGCGGACCCCACGACCTACCCCGACGAGAACCCGCTGATCCGGGACGACGCCGACGCGCTGCCCACCCGCGCCCAGATCGAGGGTGACGCGTCCGGCGAACCCACCGGGGAGGGCGGCGAGACACCGGCGGAGGGCGAGCAGCCGTCGTCGGAGGCCACCGACGCCTCCGACAGCTCCGGCTCCGGCTCCGTCACGTTCGTCGTGATCGCTGTGGTGGCCATCGTGCTGGTCGCCGGCGTCGTCGTCGGCCTCGTCATCCGTTCCCGACGCCGCGCCTGA
- a CDS encoding RDD family protein, with product MTIAPPAPPRARSAAAAPPDAGYVPAGGVGRRLVAYLVDALVVAVPGLGVWFATSSVLLAAVVSAEIAVALVVWEARSGRTVGKHLLGIRAAQVDRPYAPGLGRELVRASLLALGHLVAGIGQLVLILSAAGDRQGLGRGWHDRVARTRVVDVRPGVRARTAPVPAGRAPATAHRPVVLPPPPGSAPAPQRPGPVVPAIPQAPSAQAPAPAGALPFPTPAPHETTSGQEARRIAAGILGQQQPQQQSPPPYAARLGGTGTPPAAGTPVPPPPSTPAPRVEQPRQPTAPASPSPLPRTAPPPTAPIPTVSTPVPPAPAPVAPTPAPVAPQPSPPADAPADVPDEPASADDQLTVVYVLTLDSGRTITITGSGVLGRRPQPRSGEKADHVIEVEDPGRSLSRTHIRFGVSDGSFWVEDAGSANGTWVAAPDGATTQVREGSRVDVVSGGEIRLGERRIVVERWQA from the coding sequence ATGACGATCGCACCGCCGGCGCCGCCACGGGCCCGGAGCGCGGCAGCTGCCCCACCCGACGCGGGCTACGTCCCGGCAGGCGGGGTCGGACGGCGCCTCGTCGCCTACCTCGTCGACGCGCTCGTCGTCGCGGTGCCGGGACTCGGCGTGTGGTTCGCGACGTCCAGCGTGCTGCTGGCGGCGGTCGTCAGCGCCGAGATCGCCGTCGCGCTCGTCGTGTGGGAGGCCAGGTCGGGGCGGACCGTCGGCAAGCACCTGCTCGGGATCCGCGCCGCGCAGGTCGATCGGCCGTACGCACCCGGCCTCGGCCGAGAGCTCGTCCGTGCGTCGCTGCTCGCCCTGGGCCACCTCGTGGCAGGGATCGGGCAGCTCGTGCTGATCCTCAGCGCGGCCGGCGACCGGCAAGGGCTCGGACGCGGCTGGCACGATCGCGTGGCTCGGACGCGCGTCGTCGACGTCCGGCCCGGTGTCCGCGCCCGGACCGCTCCGGTGCCAGCCGGGCGAGCGCCGGCGACGGCGCACCGGCCCGTCGTCCTGCCCCCACCTCCGGGCTCCGCCCCGGCGCCGCAGCGCCCCGGTCCGGTGGTGCCCGCCATCCCGCAGGCGCCGTCCGCCCAGGCGCCGGCCCCGGCGGGAGCCTTGCCGTTCCCGACCCCTGCCCCGCACGAGACGACGTCGGGCCAGGAGGCGCGGCGGATCGCCGCCGGCATCCTGGGGCAGCAGCAGCCGCAGCAGCAGTCCCCACCGCCCTACGCCGCCCGGTTGGGCGGCACCGGGACGCCGCCGGCCGCGGGGACGCCGGTGCCGCCCCCGCCCTCGACGCCCGCGCCGCGGGTCGAGCAGCCTCGGCAGCCGACCGCACCGGCGTCACCGTCGCCCCTCCCGCGGACCGCCCCGCCACCGACGGCCCCGATCCCGACGGTCTCGACCCCCGTGCCGCCGGCGCCGGCCCCGGTGGCGCCGACCCCGGCGCCGGTCGCGCCGCAGCCGTCGCCCCCGGCCGACGCACCTGCGGACGTGCCCGACGAGCCCGCATCGGCTGACGACCAGCTGACTGTCGTCTACGTGCTCACCCTCGACTCCGGCCGCACGATCACCATCACGGGGTCCGGCGTGCTGGGCCGCCGCCCCCAGCCGCGCTCCGGCGAGAAGGCCGACCACGTCATCGAGGTGGAGGACCCGGGCCGGTCGCTGTCGCGGACGCACATCCGGTTCGGCGTCTCGGACGGGTCCTTCTGGGTCGAGGACGCCGGGTCGGCGAACGGCACGTGGGTCGCGGCGCCGGACGGGGCGACCACCCAGGTGCGCGAGGGGAGCCGCGTCGACGTCGTCAGCGGCGGGGAGATCCGCCTCGGCGAACGGCGGATCGTCGTGGAGCGCTGGCAGGCCTGA
- the rarD gene encoding EamA family transporter RarD, with the protein MPPASPPDRWGVPLGVSAYVLWGVLPLYLALLEPAGPVEIIAHRVVWSLLFCLVGLALARGMRSYLTVLRTPRLLRPLAVAAVLVGVNWTVFVFAVQAGHVIDAALGYFINPLVTALLAVLVLRERLRPVQWAALGLSGVAVVVITVGYGTLPWVALALAGSFGLYGLVKNRVGRDVGALPGLAAETTVLAPLALGYLVWLALTGTAAFGQPGADATPVGYALLLMAAGPATAIPLLLFAGAARRLPLASMASLQYLAPLMQFGLGVVVFGEEMPLARWVGFVLVWVALAALTVDGLRAARATRLLRRKAQEPAEPDGPDGPAVSAGSPTADA; encoded by the coding sequence GTGCCTCCTGCGTCACCGCCGGACCGGTGGGGCGTCCCGCTCGGCGTCTCCGCCTACGTGCTGTGGGGCGTGCTCCCGCTGTACCTCGCGCTCCTCGAGCCCGCCGGGCCGGTCGAGATCATCGCCCACCGGGTCGTGTGGAGCCTGCTGTTCTGCCTGGTGGGCCTCGCTCTCGCCCGCGGGATGCGCTCGTACCTCACGGTGCTGCGCACGCCCCGGCTGCTGCGCCCGCTCGCGGTGGCCGCCGTCCTCGTCGGCGTGAACTGGACGGTGTTCGTGTTCGCCGTCCAGGCCGGCCACGTGATCGACGCCGCCCTGGGCTACTTCATCAACCCGCTGGTCACGGCGCTGCTCGCCGTCCTCGTCCTGCGCGAGCGGCTCCGCCCCGTGCAGTGGGCGGCCCTCGGGCTCTCCGGCGTCGCCGTCGTCGTCATCACCGTCGGCTACGGCACGCTGCCCTGGGTCGCGCTCGCTCTGGCGGGGTCGTTCGGGCTCTACGGGCTCGTGAAGAACCGCGTCGGTCGCGACGTCGGCGCCCTGCCCGGCCTGGCGGCCGAGACGACCGTCCTCGCGCCTCTCGCGCTGGGCTACCTCGTCTGGCTCGCCCTGACCGGGACGGCCGCTTTCGGTCAGCCGGGAGCGGACGCCACTCCGGTGGGGTACGCCCTCCTGCTCATGGCCGCCGGACCCGCGACCGCGATCCCGCTCCTGCTCTTCGCCGGGGCGGCGCGTCGCCTGCCGCTCGCCTCCATGGCGTCGTTGCAGTACCTGGCGCCGCTCATGCAGTTCGGGCTCGGCGTCGTCGTCTTCGGCGAGGAGATGCCGCTCGCCCGGTGGGTCGGGTTCGTGCTCGTGTGGGTGGCGCTCGCGGCGCTCACCGTCGACGGCCTCCGCGCGGCGCGCGCGACCCGGCTGCTGCGCCGGAAGGCTCAGGAGCCCGCGGAGCCCGACGGCCCCGACGGCCCGGCCGTCAGCGCCGGTTCGCCGACGGCCGACGCGTGA
- the eccB gene encoding type VII secretion protein EccB, with product MATKKELVEAQAFSRRRLLTAFTSGAPGGRELEPAKPMRGVVAGVVLSVLVIGGSLAFGLFNRGLPEDWENGAIIVVSENGARYVSQDGVLLPVENMASARLVAPQDAPMYTVSESDLADVPRGERVGIVGAPDALPEPADLVGDRWRSCLDGNGAFLTSLDLPAEGETEADQGAEGGDGVGTLVRAGGQLVLVQGDRRYPVPESEFVGGVLRELGLDGAGAPEVDPRWLQLFDEGEPIEPFTVPGAGEPAPGAAGDVQDALVGSVLVESGTDDAFVIDDAGELAPLTPFARAMYLIGPGGERAPIEVTTNEISSIATTPEADSPVPQTWPTLTPLPVEDGAAPCALLTSGEDWSTALVAGPVPERTGVAMAPGAGALARFVADPGTTSGPVRFIDENGTMYAITGEDQTGTLARLGYATDDVAVVPYAWGDLFAAGPNLSTAAAQNSVTEIPAAGEDE from the coding sequence ATGGCGACGAAGAAGGAGCTCGTCGAGGCTCAGGCGTTCAGCCGACGGCGCCTGCTCACCGCGTTCACGTCAGGTGCGCCTGGCGGTCGCGAGCTCGAGCCGGCGAAGCCGATGCGCGGTGTGGTGGCGGGCGTGGTGCTCAGCGTGCTCGTCATCGGGGGAAGCCTCGCGTTCGGGCTGTTCAACAGGGGCCTTCCCGAGGACTGGGAGAACGGCGCGATCATCGTGGTGAGCGAGAACGGCGCCCGGTACGTGAGCCAGGACGGCGTCCTGCTGCCCGTGGAGAACATGGCGAGCGCCCGGCTGGTGGCGCCGCAGGACGCGCCGATGTACACCGTGAGCGAGTCCGACCTGGCCGACGTCCCGCGTGGCGAGCGGGTCGGGATCGTCGGAGCGCCGGACGCGCTGCCGGAACCGGCCGACCTCGTGGGCGACCGCTGGCGCTCGTGCCTCGATGGGAACGGCGCGTTCCTGACCTCGCTGGACCTGCCGGCCGAGGGGGAGACCGAGGCCGATCAGGGCGCCGAGGGCGGTGACGGCGTCGGGACCCTCGTCCGGGCGGGCGGGCAGCTCGTCCTCGTGCAGGGCGACCGTCGCTACCCGGTGCCGGAGTCGGAGTTCGTCGGCGGGGTGCTCCGCGAGCTCGGGCTCGACGGTGCGGGCGCCCCGGAGGTCGACCCGCGCTGGCTGCAGCTGTTCGACGAGGGCGAGCCGATCGAGCCGTTCACGGTGCCGGGCGCGGGGGAGCCCGCACCCGGCGCGGCGGGGGACGTCCAGGACGCGCTCGTCGGCTCGGTGCTCGTCGAGAGCGGCACCGACGACGCGTTCGTCATCGACGACGCCGGCGAGCTGGCGCCGCTGACGCCGTTCGCGCGGGCGATGTACCTCATCGGCCCGGGCGGCGAGCGTGCGCCGATCGAGGTGACGACGAACGAGATCTCGTCGATCGCGACGACGCCGGAGGCGGACAGCCCGGTGCCGCAGACGTGGCCGACGCTGACGCCGCTGCCCGTCGAGGACGGCGCCGCGCCGTGCGCGCTGCTGACCTCCGGGGAGGACTGGAGCACCGCCCTCGTCGCGGGTCCGGTGCCCGAGCGGACGGGGGTGGCCATGGCGCCGGGGGCGGGGGCGCTCGCCCGGTTCGTGGCCGACCCGGGGACGACGTCCGGCCCGGTCCGCTTCATCGACGAGAACGGCACGATGTATGCGATCACCGGCGAGGACCAGACCGGGACGCTCGCGCGCCTCGGCTACGCGACGGACGACGTCGCCGTCGTGCCGTACGCGTGGGGCGACCTGTTCGCGGCGGGGCCGAACCTGTCGACGGCGGCGGCGCAGAACAGCGTGACGGAGATCCCGGCGGCGGGCGAGGACGAGTGA
- a CDS encoding WXG100 family type VII secretion target, giving the protein MVDMRVNFGAIATAAADIQSGANEVQSTLDSMDQQLQPLRANWTGEASQAYEAAKAKWSTAITDMKTLLADIGREVQTGGEDYQATESRNTARW; this is encoded by the coding sequence ATGGTGGACATGAGGGTCAACTTCGGCGCGATCGCCACGGCCGCCGCCGACATCCAGTCCGGCGCCAACGAGGTCCAGTCGACACTCGACTCGATGGACCAGCAGCTCCAGCCCCTGCGGGCCAACTGGACCGGTGAAGCGTCCCAGGCCTACGAGGCCGCCAAGGCCAAGTGGTCCACAGCGATCACCGACATGAAGACCCTGCTGGCCGACATCGGCCGCGAGGTCCAGACCGGCGGCGAGGACTACCAAGCCACCGAGTCCCGCAACACCGCCCGCTGGTAA
- a CDS encoding type VII secretion target translates to MGDGYVVDTDAMRTHATNVGALASSLDEATAAGLETAMSNEAFGLLCQFLVPITTPVQAAAVTAVGATASAMGGVRDVVAGSAQLYDATDEALGGRLSRFLEGL, encoded by the coding sequence ATGGGCGACGGATACGTCGTCGACACCGACGCGATGCGGACGCACGCCACCAACGTGGGGGCGCTTGCCAGCTCGCTCGACGAGGCCACGGCGGCCGGGCTCGAGACCGCGATGTCGAACGAGGCCTTCGGCCTCCTGTGCCAGTTCCTGGTCCCGATCACGACGCCGGTCCAGGCCGCGGCCGTGACCGCCGTCGGGGCGACGGCGTCGGCGATGGGCGGGGTGCGCGACGTCGTCGCGGGCTCGGCGCAGCTGTACGACGCGACGGACGAGGCACTCGGTGGCCGCCTGAGTCGATTCCTGGAGGGGTTGTGA
- the eccD gene encoding type VII secretion integral membrane protein EccD: MTDLQPPPTMAGQLVRVTIAAGDRRLDVGAPGAIPVAELVPGLARGLGLLDPETVYGGYGLVRADGVVLDPDRSLQAQGVEDGAVLSIESGLDQAEQRTYDDVVEAVADAVESEHQAWTSGDAARTAVFASAALLVTGAVLVVAAGLAAVTAAAVCGVVAAVLLVAASVVGRTGAPSSAPGTLGVVASLYGALAGYLGAGGGAPTGWPLAWAGAGAVVAAGCGLLALPREREVMAGPLLVGLGAFGIGLATGLLGADAVGSAAAIGVAVVTLGFVGVPWLALASTPLRVLSPRDDAEILAVPPPVEPDDVRSQYRGGHRLQIALRTGAGVLLLALTPWAVGTGVFGVVLACLAFSSVLLSVRETYSRQDVVIVMTTGIVGVVVTGISAAALFPEWRSALAVAVAALAAIVVALGLVAPGRHLRLARLADTAELLLLALVLPAAVVAAGLL; the protein is encoded by the coding sequence ATGACCGATCTCCAGCCGCCGCCCACCATGGCGGGGCAGCTGGTCCGTGTCACGATCGCGGCGGGCGACCGGCGTCTGGACGTCGGAGCCCCCGGCGCGATCCCGGTCGCGGAGCTCGTGCCCGGGCTTGCCCGCGGGCTCGGGCTCCTCGATCCGGAGACGGTCTACGGCGGGTACGGGCTGGTCCGGGCGGACGGCGTCGTCCTCGACCCCGACCGCAGCCTGCAGGCCCAGGGCGTCGAGGACGGCGCGGTGCTGAGCATCGAGTCCGGGCTCGACCAGGCGGAGCAGCGCACCTACGACGACGTCGTCGAGGCCGTCGCCGACGCGGTCGAGTCGGAGCACCAGGCGTGGACGTCCGGCGACGCCGCCCGGACGGCGGTGTTCGCCTCCGCGGCGCTGCTCGTGACGGGCGCGGTGCTGGTCGTGGCCGCCGGGCTGGCCGCCGTCACGGCGGCGGCGGTGTGCGGCGTCGTGGCCGCGGTGCTGCTGGTCGCCGCGTCGGTCGTCGGCCGGACCGGGGCGCCGAGCTCCGCGCCGGGCACGCTGGGGGTGGTCGCGAGCCTGTACGGCGCACTGGCCGGGTACCTGGGCGCGGGTGGCGGTGCGCCGACCGGCTGGCCGCTCGCCTGGGCCGGAGCGGGGGCCGTCGTGGCGGCGGGCTGCGGGCTGCTGGCCCTGCCCCGCGAGCGGGAGGTCATGGCCGGCCCGCTGCTCGTCGGGCTCGGCGCGTTCGGCATCGGGCTCGCGACCGGACTGCTCGGGGCCGACGCCGTCGGGTCAGCGGCGGCGATCGGCGTCGCCGTCGTCACGCTCGGGTTCGTGGGCGTGCCGTGGCTCGCCCTCGCCTCGACGCCGCTGCGCGTGCTCTCGCCCCGCGACGACGCCGAGATCCTCGCCGTCCCGCCGCCCGTCGAGCCGGACGACGTGCGTTCCCAGTACCGCGGGGGCCACCGCCTGCAGATCGCTCTGCGGACCGGGGCCGGCGTGCTGCTGCTGGCGCTGACGCCGTGGGCCGTCGGCACCGGGGTGTTCGGCGTCGTCCTGGCGTGTCTCGCGTTCTCCAGCGTGCTGCTCAGCGTCCGCGAGACGTACTCGCGCCAGGACGTCGTCATCGTGATGACGACAGGCATCGTCGGGGTCGTCGTCACGGGCATCTCCGCCGCCGCACTGTTCCCGGAGTGGCGCTCCGCGCTCGCCGTCGCCGTCGCGGCGCTCGCGGCGATCGTCGTGGCGCTCGGGCTCGTCGCGCCCGGCCGGCACCTGCGCCTGGCGCGCCTCGCCGACACCGCGGAGCTGCTGTTGCTGGCGCTCGTGCTGCCGGCTGCCGTCGTCGCTGCCGGGCTGCTGTAG